The region GTAATGGTAATTACCAATTTGTCCTGATCGGTTTTGGCATTGAGTGTAATTTTAACCGGGTCAATGCTTTGATTTACGCCATGTTTAATGGCGTTTTCTATAACGGGCTGAAGTACCAGGCAGGGAAGGAATCGTGTTTCAGCCTCTGGCGATACTTTTTTTTCATATTTAAGGCGTTCCCCAAATCGGAGATGCTCAATGGCCAGGTACTGGTCAATATGAGATAGTTCGTCGCTAAGTTTTACGAGTTGCTTTTCACTGTATTTGGTTGTGTAGCGCAGAAATTCAGAAAGTTTTATGAGCATTTGCCTTGTTTTTTCTGAATCTTCGAATGTTAGTGAACTAATACTGTTCAGGGCATTAAACAAAAAGTGTGGCTGCATTTGCATTTGCAGTGTGTTTACTTTACTGCGTTGCAGCTCATTTTCGAGTTTGCTGGTTTTCAGTTCTTTTTGCTGATAGTTGCGATAATAATGAATGAGTTGCTGTACAATAACCACAATGCTAAACAAGAAGACACCAATTAAAGCCCGGTAGGTAATGCTGTCGTTTAATGCATGTAAATAATCTTCATCTTCGATAAGTATGGTCAGCATTGAATATGATGCCAGCAACCACAAAGTAACAATTAGTGCCAGCATGGGCAGGTATAAATACATTATTCTTCGCCAAAAGGGCTTTGCGGTACCCTCATATTCCAGTCCCATAAAAACGCCAATGCTGAAAATTACAAAAAGTGAATTAAAGACCACCGCATCAATGATGACCATTTTTATGGGCTGGTGGGCCAAAAAATATAAAAAAGCAATATGGACTGCAGTTGATGCAGTCCATACCAGGCTAATAACGGTGGGAGAGGGTTTGGGTGTTTGTGGGTTAAAAATTTGCATTAGCTTAATATTTCGCCGCCACCAAAAATGGCTGCTCCTTTAATAACTAATGTATTGGTGTTCACGGTTTCTGTTACATCTAATTGTCGTTTATCATTTATTCCACCAAAAATTGATGTGGCTTCGATGCGGATGTTCCAGTTTTCGGGTACATAGAGTTTCGAACCGCCAAAAATTGATGTCATTTCAATTTCGGCATAGCCGTTTTTAAGTTTTACATTTTTCAGGTTTACTGAGGACCCGCCAAAAATGCTGGTTATTTTTCCACCTTCAAAGAATTCAGAGTTCAGTATTCGCTCACTACCACCAAAAATATTCAATTCATCAATAAAATCTTCAGAGTGTGAATGCTCATGGTGTGAACTCATGAAATTGCGCCTGCGAAGGATTAATGTAAGGCCAATTACAATTATTACCAGTGGCCAGAATACCGAAACAAAATCGATTCTCAGATTTGTGAAGATATCAGGCAATAGGAAAAATCCGCCAATGGCAAATAATATGATAGCTCCGGTGTAATTGCGCCCTGCCAGGCTAATGAAACCTATGGCGATGAGCAACATTTGCCATGAGAAAATGATATCTTCTAAATACCAGGATAAAAGGTCAAAATTACTGAGCAGAAGTAAGCCTCCTGTAGCAAGTAATAATACTCCTGTCATTAGACGTTTTGCTCCTCCTGTGTTTGAGGTTTGTTTGTTAAAGTGTTGTGGGTCCTTTTTTGTCTCTGCAGTGTGTGTCATGGTTTTATATTTTTTTGATTTCAGTACAAATATAGAAGCACTCCATTCATTACACAATATGAAATCGGTTAATGGTTACTTTTGGCAGGTGAATGGTTCATGAAAGAGGTGGAATGTATTGTAATGTTTTTACTGCATTGTGAGTATTATAGTGAAAACAATTTACTCTTATCTGCGTCATAACTAATAAATTGACAAATGGGATATTTATACACAACATTGCAGTTTGTATTGTTGGGGCTTATACTTTTTACTCCGCCTTTTTTACCTGAGTCTATTGCCGCACAGGTAATACTGGCTATTAGTGTTTTGTTCGGATTGTGGGCAATTTGGGTTTTCCGGCATACACGTATTAATGTTTTTCCTTACTTGCGAAAAGGTGCCAGGTTGGTGCGAACCGGACCTTACCGGTATGTGCGACATCCTATGTATACTGCTGTTTTGCTTTTTATACTTGCATATTGGATCGATCGGCCAAATATTTTTTATAGCATATACCTGGGGGCTTTATTAGCAGTTATGGTATTGAAAATACGCTTTGAGGAGGTGCAGCTTAAAGCCCGTTTCGAACAATACGAAAGCCAGTTTTATAACACATACAGAATTGTACCCTGCATATATTAAATTGTATATGCAATAATCGCTAATTGTAAAATTTTAAAAATTCAATAATATGGCAAAGCAACCGAAAAAAGTTGTAACACTGGTACATGAAGTTTTCGAAGATCTTGAACTTTGGTACCCGGCGATTCGTTTACGCGAAAGCGATGTGGAAGTGGTCTTTGCCGGAGAAGAAGCCGGCAAAACCTATACCGGCAAGAATGGTCTTAAAGCAACTGCAGATATTGCATTTACGGACCTGAATGCCGATGATTTTGATGGCGTACTGGTGCCGGGTGGGTATGCCCCGGATAAATTGCGCCGCTACAGTTATGTGCTTCATTTTCTGCAGCAGATAGATGAACAGGGCAAGCCCATAGGAATAATCTGTCATGCCGGTTGGGTATTGATTTCTGCAAACATTCTAAATGGCAAAAAGGCCACCAGTACACCCGCTATTAAAGACGACATGAAAAATGCGGGTGTGCAATGGGTGAATGAAGCTGTTGTGAAGGATGGTAACATTATTTCGAGCCGCAACCCGAATGATTTGCATTTGTATGTGCCTGCCTTTATTGAAAGCTTAAGGCAATAGCCTACAGATAAAAGTTTTTATTAATCAATAAAATGGAAGCCTTTGGACGGGCTTCTGTTTTGTTTATGCATTAAACTTTAAAGCCCATCACCAACACGTCGTCTACCTGATCGTGATCTCCTTTCCATGCTTCGAAAAATTCATTGAGCTTTTCTTTCTGTTTGCCCATTGGCAGATGGTTTTGTTCTGTAATTAGGCTTTTGAATTTCTTTTTGCTCAGCTTTATGCCTGAGCTACCACCAAACTGATCAGGATAACCATCTGAAAGCAAATACACCGCATCATTCTGTTCCAATTGAATGTCGTGACTGGTAAAATGTGGTTTTTCTTTAATATGAGCGCCAATGGGCATTTTATCTGCTTTGTACTCTGTAAGATTACCTTCACGAATGAGGTAGATTGAGTTATAAGCCCCGGCGTATTGCATTGCATTGGTTTCGTGGTTTATGATGCAAAGCGACATATCCATGCCATCTTTAGCTTCATTTTTTTTGTCGTTTTGTGATAGTGTAGCTTTCAGATTATTCCTAAGCTGGTCAAGTATTTCTCCTGCCGGCGTTGCTGGATTACGGTTCACAATTTCATTGAGTAAAGCTACGCCCAACATGCTCATGAAAGCTCCGGGTACTCCATGACCTGTGCAGTCAGATGCAACTACTATGGTCCTGCTGTTGTCCGCTTTCATCCAGTAAAAGTCACCGCTGACCACATCACGCGGTTTATATAGCACAAAACTATCACTAAATCTTGATGATAATCTGGCTATTGATGGTAAAACAGCTCCCTGTATTCTGGATGCATACTGAATGCTGCTGTCGATGGATTGCTTTTGCTTGCGTATTTTTTCTTCGGCATGTTTTCTTTTGGTGATATCTGAACCGTATGTTTGTACAACACCCACATCTGGTAATCCGCGAAGAATAAATCTGTAAATACGGTCGTGCACGGTTGCTTCCATGATCTCGATTTTCTCCTCTGTTATGAATTGTTCGCAATCGAACTGCTGCATTTCGGGCAGGAGCTCTTCAATTTTTCTACCTGTAATATCGTCTTCTTCAAAAGCGAGGTTAGCGGCCGGGTTCGATTTTAAAATTTCTCCTTCGGCATTGAAACGAAATACCGGTTCGGGGTTCAGCTCAGCAAATAGTGCCATGCTCTCTATCTCTTTCTGAATTTGCCGTTTTTTAGTGATGTCTGATCCGTAGGTTTGTACAACACCATAATCAGCCAGTCCCCGCATAATGAAACGGAAGATTTTACCATGTATCGTCACTTCGATTGTTTCAATATGTTCTTCACTAATCATTTCTTCATAACTGTATGCTTCCAATTCCGGCACCAGGTTTTCAATTTGTTTACCTTCAATATTATCTTTTCCAAAAGCTTCATTGGCAGCCGTATTGGCTTTAATAATCATACCATTGCTATCGAAACGGAAGACCGGTTCGGGGTTCAACTCGGCAAATAGCGCCATGCTGCGTAATTCTTGTTTGATTTGGCGTTTTTCGGTCACATCTTCTTTGATGGCAATGAAGGTATCAATTTGGCCATGTTCATCAAATACTGGAGAAATGGTAGATGATTCCCAGTAAGTAGTTCCGTCTTTGCGCCTGTTGAGCATTTCTCCATGCCATACTTCTCCATTTGAAATGGTTTCCCAAAGATTTTTGTACTCGTCATCGGAGGTGTGTCCGGTCTTCAGGAATCGAGGGTTTTTGCCTAAGACTTCCTCTTTTTTATAGCCTGATATTGCTTCAAAAGCTTTGTTTACATATTCAATATCTCCATTTTTATTTGTAATCATAATGGAGTTTGAGGTCTGCTCTAAACCTGTGAGGAATTTATTGGCTTCCTGACGGGCAGCTATAACTTTTGTGATATCAGCACCATACATTTGAATGGCACCATATTGGGGGAGTCCCCTTAATTCAAACCGGAAGGTAAGTCCGTGCTGGTTTTCTGCTGTTATATTTCTTATGTCTCCGTTATGGATTAAATTTTCCAGATCAATATTATTGATGGTGGGTACATAAGAACTTATGTTTTTACCTTCCAGTCTTGTTTCTTCAAAAGCATTTTGTGCTGCAGTGTTGGCTTGGGTAATCTTTCCATTTACATCGAATCTTAAAACAGGAGCAGGGTTCATTTGGGCAAAAAGCGCCATGCTTTCGTGCTCATTTTCAATTTGCCGGTATTGGTTATGGCCTGTTTCTACAATGTGCCACCTGGTTTTCTCATGACCGCAAGTTCGACAGGGCGGAACCACTTCTCCTTTATTAACAAAAATTTTTGTTTTATTACATGATTTGCACTGCAGTACAGCATCCATTGAGCTGACTTCGTTCACTTTGAATGTTAGTCTTGTTTTTGCGCTGCTGTAGGTTGAAACGATGTATGGCACCAGGAAAGTTAAAGCCATCTTTATGTAGTTGATGTGGTTAAAATCGGCATGTGTTATAGCCCAACCCTGATTGATAAGGTTCAGAATGGCCCCAACAATAATGGAAACTTGCAATGCTCTTTTTACGACTCCTTTGCTTGTAATAACCTGGCAGTAAATTTTAAATAGTTTCATTGGCGCTAATTGGCTGTTTTTTTAGTTGGTTTGTAAGTTAAGCTTCCGTTTGGTTGAAAGGTTTAATGTTTAATTAAACACTAATGTAAATTAAAATAGTTACAAATGAAACTAATTTCATGGTTGGTTGTTTATTTTTTAACAGCTAATTAACTAATTTATCATTCGGACCTCGTTTTATTGTTTTGATGGGTTTAGCCCCTGGTTTAAAACGATTAGTTGTGTACATTTTATTATTTTTGTGATATAATAAGCATAAAATGAAATATACCTATAAAAAATCGTTAGGATTGTTGTCCCTTGCTATTTCTAAGGGATTGGGAAATAGACTTGAGCAAAAACTCAAAGCCCAAAAAATAAACATTACGGCTGATCAATGGAGTGTGTTATCAATGCTTCGACATGAAGGAGAATCTAGTCAAAAAAACATATCAGATGTATTTGGGTACGATAAAGTAAGGGTGCTGAGAATTGTTCGTAATTTGGAGGATAGAGGTATATTAAATAAGCGTGTTTGTAGTCATGATAAGAGAACTCGCATTGTATCGCTAACTTCTGAAGGAATGAGCTTGTATGCAAAAATACACCCAATAGCTGAGGCGACAATTAATGAGGCTACAAAATCATTATCCAACAGGGAGGTGCGTTTATACACGGAGATATCTCAAAAAATCATCATGCATCTTAAAGAAAATTAAAGGACGCATTTTGAAGTGTAATGATAAAAAATAAGCCGGTGGTATACCGGCTCATTTTATATAAAAAACTATTCTTCTGATGAATCTGCTGATTCTGCCGAGCGTCCTTTCATTTCACGATCGAGCATAAACAGACCATGTCCGCTACCTTCCATGAGTTTGAGTTGATCTAAAATTTCATTTACAGATGCTTCCTCTTCTACCTGCTCATCTACGTACCATTTAAGGAAACTCTGAGTGGCATGGTCTTTCTCTTCAATGGCAATTTCCATGAGGTTGTTGATCATTGAAGTAACTTTTTGTTCATGTTTGAGTGTTTCTTCAAAAACCGTAAGTGTATCCATCCAATCGGTGGGGACTTCTTCTATGGGCTTCAGATATACACGGCCATCTCTTTCATACACATAATCGAAAAATTTCATGGCGTGCATGTTTTCTTCGTCTGCCTGCAGGCGCATCCAATGGGCAAACCCTGGGAGTCCTTTGTCCTCAAAATAAGCACTCATTGAAAGGTACAGGTACGACGACCACATTTCTGCGTTGATTTGGTCGTTAATAGCATCTTGCATTTTCTTACTTAGCATAGGTGTTTGATTTTTAAATTAAGGATTTATTGATTCAGTTTTGTTTGCAAACGGTTATCTATTTCATTTAAGAAATCTTGTGTATTAAGGTAGTCGTCTTTGGTCATCTTATCCTGGTGAATAAGTAATGCCAGGTCTTTGGTCATTTTGCCATCTTCTACTGCTTCTATGCATACTGATTCCAGTGCGTGCGCAAAGTCAATTAGTTCCCGGTTTTCATCAAGTTTTCCGCGGTGCTCAAGTCCGCGTGTCCATGCAAAAATAGAGGCAATTGGGTTTGTAGAAGTTGGTTTGCCTTGTTGGTGCAACCTGTAGTGACGTGTTACTGTTCCATGTGCTGCTTCAGCTTCAAGTGTTTTCCCGTCTGGCGTCAACAGTGTTGATGTCATTAATCCGAGTGAGCCAAAGCCCTGTGCAATGGTATCTGATTGCACATCGCCATCGTAATTTTTGCAGGCCCATACAAATCCGCCTTCCCATTTTAGCGCGGCAGCTACCATATCATCAATCAGACGGTGTTCGTAAGTAATACCAACTTCTTCAAATTTGTCTTTAAATTCGTTGTCATAAACTTCCTGGAAGATATCTTTAAACCTTCCGTCATATTTTTTAAGTATGGTGTTTTTGGTCGACAAATACAGTGGCCATTGTTTCTCAAGTGCTTTATTCATGCTTGAGCGTGCAAATCCGTAAATTGATTCGTCTGTATTGTACATCGACATGGCTACGCCGTCTCCCTGGAAATCATAAACTTCGTGTGTTACAGGTTCCCCTCCATCTTCGGGTGTGAATGTAATGGTTAGTTTTCCTTTACCTTTGGTCACAAAGTCAGTGGCCTTGTATTGGTCTGCATGTGCATGACGGCCAACCACAATAGATTCTTTCCAGCCGGGAACGAGTCTTGGTACATTTCGGATCATAATGGGTTCTCTGAATATGGTGCCGCCAACAATATTACGAATTGTTCCGTTTGGTGAGCGCCACATTTCTTTCAGTCCAAATTCTTCAACACGTTTTTCATCGGGTGTAATGGTGGCACATTTTATACCTACATAATATTTTTTTATGGCCTCGGCTGCATCAACAGTAATTTGATCATTGGTTTCATCACGTTTTTCAATACCCAGATCAAAATATTTAATGTCGAGATCGAGGTACGGAAAAATTAACCGCTCTTTAATAAATGACCATATTATGCGGGTCATTTCATCCCCGTCCATTTCTACTACCGGATTTTTTACTTGAATCTTTTGCATAGAATAAATGTTTTATGTTGAATTTTTATGAATTTGGTTCGTAAATAAAACCTTGTTTTTATCAATAACCATTTCTTTTTAAATAAGTTTTGACCTAATTGTTATTTTTTATATCAAGATTGAATTTTTTACGTAGTGCTTCCAATGCAGGGTTGTGCTCGCTCAGTTTTTTATATTTTTGTGCATTTGTAAGTGGTCTTTTGCTTTCAATTTCATTCTCTACTTGTTTAAATTCAAATGAGAGGTCCTTGTTATTCATTTGTTGCCGCAGCACATCTATAATTTTATGTGCAAATTTTTTGTACAAATCTTTATGGGATTCGGCTCCAATGTGAATGAGGATTTTGTTCTCTGCCAACTGTTGGGGTTTTGCTTGTTGAATAGCAGCATTAATGCGCGGACCATCATCTTTTAACGATTCTACGATGCTGCTCCATATTTCATTAAAGGCTTTGTCTGGCTGTTTTTCTTCTTTTGTTGGCTGTTGTTCTTCGGGTTTTGGAACAGGTTCTTCAGCAATCTGCCTGGAATGATCTTTTTCATCGGCTTCTAACTGTTTTTTGAGCGAAACACTTTTGGGCGCTTTATAAACCTGTTTGCGTTTTTTCTCTGATGGTCTGCCCTGGATTGCTTCGGATGAATTGCCTACGTCCGAACTACTTTTTTTTTTTCAACGGTGACTACTCCCAATTCGTAGAGTGAGAGTTCTACAGTAAGGCGTTGGTCTTTTGAAGTGCGATACCGTGATTCTGCTTCGGATAGTAATTTAAGTCCCTTAAAAAGGAAATGTATAGGACATTTTTGCGCCTGCTCAAGGTATTTTTCCCGTATATCGCCACTTACATCCAATAACTTTAGCGAGTTGGGGTTCTTACTTACTAACAGATCGCGTAAATGTTTGGCGAGGCCTGTAATGAAATGTTGTCCGTCAAAACCTCTCTGTAAGATTTCATCGTAAATCAGAAATAGTTCGCTTACTTCATTGGCAAGGCTATGATCTACGATACGGAAAAAGAAGTCGTAGTCCAGTACATTGAGGTTTTCAATGGTTTGCTGATAACTAATACTTCCACCTGAGAAACTGGCTATTTGATCAAATATCGAAAGAGCATCACGCATTCCGCCATCTGCTTTTTGGGCAATTACATGTAGTGCAGATTCTTCGTAAGTGAGATTTTCTTTTTCGGCCACAAATTTAAGATGCTCAACCGCTTCTTCTACCGTAATTCGGTTAAAATCAAAAACCTGGCATCTTGAAATAATTGTGGGGAGAATTTTGTGTTTCTCGGTTGTTGCGAGTACAAATATGGCGTGCGCCGGGGGCTCTTCCAGTGTTTTAAGAAATGCATTAAAGGCCGATGCTGAGAGCATGTGCACCTCATCGATGATGTAAACGCTGTATTTTCCAACTTGTGGAGCAATTCTGACCTGTTCAATGAGTCCATGAATATCTTCTACCTTGTTTTTTGAGGCAGCATCAAGTTCATGAATGTTGTATGAGCGGTTTTCGTTAAATGCCTGGCATGATTCGCATTCTCCACATGCCTCGAAGTCTTCGGTTGGATTGAGGCAGTTGATTGTTTTGGCAAAAATGCGTGCAATACTTGTTTTACCAACACCCCTTGGTCCGCAGAACAGATAGGCATGTGCCAACCTGTTATTTTGAACTGCATTTTTAAGGGTTTTGGTAACAGAACGCTGTCCCACCACTGTGTCAAAAGAGTGGGGGCGGTATTTACGTGCCGAAACAATGTAATTTTCCATATCTTAACGTCTCGAAAACAAAGATAGAAAAAAATCCAGGGATACAATGATGGGCTCAGACGTAAAAAAGCCTTTTTTTATCTTTTTCATTTTTGTTTTTGATGCTCGGCTTTATTGGTATTTTTAACTTCTTCTTCCTCACGTTTTTCGTCTTCAGTCATTTTAAAACGATCCAGAATACTGTCGTCATTTACTTCTTTCGACAGCGATTCAATCATGTTAAATGGTACCTCATAAAGATCAAGAATCACAAGGCCGTCTAGCGCATTATTGAATTTAGGATCGATATTGAATCCAATGATTTTGGCGTTTTGTTTTAAATACTTTTTTAGCAATACAGGCATACGGTAATTTGTGGGTTCAATATCGCTGATGAAACGATCGACTTTGTTAATATCGTTGCGTGTGTTTTCAAGCACGATGTCGGTATCGTAGCGCGACTGCACTTTAAATTTTTTGCGTGGTGTAATGAGCCTGCCGAGTTCGTGGTTAAAATGGTTTTGTTTGAGGAATTTTATGATTAAATCTTTAGAAAATTTCGAGAACTGATTACTTATGCTCACCGGTCCGATTAGATATCGGTATTCGGGGTGTTTGAGTAAAAAGTACAAAATGCCCTTCCAGAGTAAGAAAAGCGACATTGGTTTGCGTTGATAAGGTTCGGTTATAAAGCTACGGCCCAGCTCAATGCTTTCTTTGAGTATAGGTGTAAAATCTTTATGTATTTTAAACAGGCT is a window of Salinivirga cyanobacteriivorans DNA encoding:
- a CDS encoding sensor histidine kinase, with translation MQIFNPQTPKPSPTVISLVWTASTAVHIAFLYFLAHQPIKMVIIDAVVFNSLFVIFSIGVFMGLEYEGTAKPFWRRIMYLYLPMLALIVTLWLLASYSMLTILIEDEDYLHALNDSITYRALIGVFLFSIVVIVQQLIHYYRNYQQKELKTSKLENELQRSKVNTLQMQMQPHFLFNALNSISSLTFEDSEKTRQMLIKLSEFLRYTTKYSEKQLVKLSDELSHIDQYLAIEHLRFGERLKYEKKVSPEAETRFLPCLVLQPVIENAIKHGVNQSIDPVKITLNAKTDQDKLVITITNTKEGESRKKGTGTGLKNLSNRLKILYSNRARLHIENTKTLFTVKIVIP
- a CDS encoding LiaF transmembrane domain-containing protein, whose translation is MTHTAETKKDPQHFNKQTSNTGGAKRLMTGVLLLATGGLLLLSNFDLLSWYLEDIIFSWQMLLIAIGFISLAGRNYTGAIILFAIGGFFLLPDIFTNLRIDFVSVFWPLVIIVIGLTLILRRRNFMSSHHEHSHSEDFIDELNIFGGSERILNSEFFEGGKITSIFGGSSVNLKNVKLKNGYAEIEMTSIFGGSKLYVPENWNIRIEATSIFGGINDKRQLDVTETVNTNTLVIKGAAIFGGGEILS
- a CDS encoding methyltransferase family protein — protein: MGYLYTTLQFVLLGLILFTPPFLPESIAAQVILAISVLFGLWAIWVFRHTRINVFPYLRKGARLVRTGPYRYVRHPMYTAVLLFILAYWIDRPNIFYSIYLGALLAVMVLKIRFEEVQLKARFEQYESQFYNTYRIVPCIY
- a CDS encoding type 1 glutamine amidotransferase domain-containing protein; the encoded protein is MAKQPKKVVTLVHEVFEDLELWYPAIRLRESDVEVVFAGEEAGKTYTGKNGLKATADIAFTDLNADDFDGVLVPGGYAPDKLRRYSYVLHFLQQIDEQGKPIGIICHAGWVLISANILNGKKATSTPAIKDDMKNAGVQWVNEAVVKDGNIISSRNPNDLHLYVPAFIESLRQ
- the nrtS gene encoding nitrate/nitrite transporter NrtS; the protein is MKLFKIYCQVITSKGVVKRALQVSIIVGAILNLINQGWAITHADFNHINYIKMALTFLVPYIVSTYSSAKTRLTFKVNEVSSMDAVLQCKSCNKTKIFVNKGEVVPPCRTCGHEKTRWHIVETGHNQYRQIENEHESMALFAQMNPAPVLRFDVNGKITQANTAAQNAFEETRLEGKNISSYVPTINNIDLENLIHNGDIRNITAENQHGLTFRFELRGLPQYGAIQMYGADITKVIAARQEANKFLTGLEQTSNSIMITNKNGDIEYVNKAFEAISGYKKEEVLGKNPRFLKTGHTSDDEYKNLWETISNGEVWHGEMLNRRKDGTTYWESSTISPVFDEHGQIDTFIAIKEDVTEKRQIKQELRSMALFAELNPEPVFRFDSNGMIIKANTAANEAFGKDNIEGKQIENLVPELEAYSYEEMISEEHIETIEVTIHGKIFRFIMRGLADYGVVQTYGSDITKKRQIQKEIESMALFAELNPEPVFRFNAEGEILKSNPAANLAFEEDDITGRKIEELLPEMQQFDCEQFITEEKIEIMEATVHDRIYRFILRGLPDVGVVQTYGSDITKRKHAEEKIRKQKQSIDSSIQYASRIQGAVLPSIARLSSRFSDSFVLYKPRDVVSGDFYWMKADNSRTIVVASDCTGHGVPGAFMSMLGVALLNEIVNRNPATPAGEILDQLRNNLKATLSQNDKKNEAKDGMDMSLCIINHETNAMQYAGAYNSIYLIREGNLTEYKADKMPIGAHIKEKPHFTSHDIQLEQNDAVYLLSDGYPDQFGGSSGIKLSKKKFKSLITEQNHLPMGKQKEKLNEFFEAWKGDHDQVDDVLVMGFKV
- a CDS encoding MarR family winged helix-turn-helix transcriptional regulator; protein product: MKYTYKKSLGLLSLAISKGLGNRLEQKLKAQKINITADQWSVLSMLRHEGESSQKNISDVFGYDKVRVLRIVRNLEDRGILNKRVCSHDKRTRIVSLTSEGMSLYAKIHPIAEATINEATKSLSNREVRLYTEISQKIIMHLKEN
- a CDS encoding ferritin, which produces MLSKKMQDAINDQINAEMWSSYLYLSMSAYFEDKGLPGFAHWMRLQADEENMHAMKFFDYVYERDGRVYLKPIEEVPTDWMDTLTVFEETLKHEQKVTSMINNLMEIAIEEKDHATQSFLKWYVDEQVEEEASVNEILDQLKLMEGSGHGLFMLDREMKGRSAESADSSEE
- a CDS encoding isocitrate dehydrogenase (NADP(+)), which translates into the protein MQKIQVKNPVVEMDGDEMTRIIWSFIKERLIFPYLDLDIKYFDLGIEKRDETNDQITVDAAEAIKKYYVGIKCATITPDEKRVEEFGLKEMWRSPNGTIRNIVGGTIFREPIMIRNVPRLVPGWKESIVVGRHAHADQYKATDFVTKGKGKLTITFTPEDGGEPVTHEVYDFQGDGVAMSMYNTDESIYGFARSSMNKALEKQWPLYLSTKNTILKKYDGRFKDIFQEVYDNEFKDKFEEVGITYEHRLIDDMVAAALKWEGGFVWACKNYDGDVQSDTIAQGFGSLGLMTSTLLTPDGKTLEAEAAHGTVTRHYRLHQQGKPTSTNPIASIFAWTRGLEHRGKLDENRELIDFAHALESVCIEAVEDGKMTKDLALLIHQDKMTKDDYLNTQDFLNEIDNRLQTKLNQ